A portion of the Hymenobacter gelipurpurascens genome contains these proteins:
- a CDS encoding DUF2490 domain-containing protein, with protein MISRGFYSCLLALLGAGAVGGPEAAAQARPPERIQDRNSNAWLGYFSDARLTQRWGLHTEFQYRRTNGLQDPQQYFYRAGLNYHATEKLLLTAGYVYLLSLPYGDFPDPGRSHERRLYLKAELDNAIGRLSLTHRYIQDLRWLRGPEEVAYSFQNRSRYRLQLKFPLTKPTIEAGTLYALASDEIFISYGPNVAANIFNQNRLYGGLGYQITDALGLETSYLQQIVQHDDGVVFENNHTVQVSLNFNPDFRPAAQRQAE; from the coding sequence TTGATTTCCAGAGGTTTTTATAGTTGCCTGCTTGCTCTGCTGGGTGCCGGTGCCGTAGGCGGCCCTGAGGCGGCCGCCCAAGCCCGCCCGCCGGAGCGCATCCAGGACCGCAACAGTAATGCGTGGCTGGGCTACTTCAGCGATGCCCGCCTTACCCAGCGCTGGGGGCTGCATACGGAGTTTCAGTACCGGCGCACCAACGGCCTCCAGGATCCGCAGCAGTATTTTTACCGCGCCGGTCTCAACTACCACGCCACCGAAAAACTTCTGCTCACGGCTGGCTACGTGTACCTGCTTTCCCTCCCCTACGGCGACTTCCCCGACCCTGGCCGCAGCCACGAGCGGCGCCTGTACCTGAAGGCGGAGCTGGATAATGCCATCGGCCGCCTCTCGCTCACGCACCGCTACATCCAGGACCTGCGCTGGCTGCGCGGCCCCGAGGAAGTGGCCTACAGCTTCCAGAACCGATCCCGCTATCGGCTGCAGCTGAAGTTTCCGCTCACCAAACCCACCATAGAAGCCGGCACGCTCTACGCGCTGGCTTCGGATGAGATTTTCATCAGCTACGGGCCCAACGTGGCGGCCAACATCTTCAACCAAAACCGCCTGTATGGCGGCCTCGGCTACCAGATTACGGACGCGCTGGGCCTGGAAACCAGCTACCTGCAGCAAATTGTGCAGCATGATGATGGCGTGGTGTTCGAGAACAACCACACCGTGCAGGTCAGCCTCAATTTCAACCCCGATTTCCGCCCCGCCGCCCAGCGCCAGGCGGAGTAG
- a CDS encoding SDR family NAD(P)-dependent oxidoreductase, producing MDLQLTGKTALVTGSTAGIGLAIARGLAAEGAQLIITGRTDGRIQEARAAILADFPQAQVRGVVVDFGKPEEIARLLQQVPSVDILVNNVGIFDPKPFAEIPDEEWLRFFEVNVMSGVRLSRHYFPQMLAKNWGRILFISSESGLQIPEEMIHYGTTKTAQLAVARGLAELTKGTGVTVNSVLPGPTASEGVQEFIGKLSAEGKTQKEAEHEFFRDARPSSLLQRFATTEEVASMVVYLSSPLASATNGASVRVDGGVIRSIG from the coding sequence ATGGACTTACAACTCACGGGCAAAACGGCCCTCGTAACAGGCTCTACGGCTGGCATTGGGCTGGCTATTGCGCGCGGCCTGGCCGCCGAAGGCGCTCAACTTATCATCACGGGTCGCACCGACGGCCGCATTCAGGAAGCCCGCGCCGCTATACTGGCCGACTTTCCGCAGGCCCAGGTGCGGGGCGTGGTTGTTGATTTTGGCAAGCCCGAGGAAATTGCGCGCCTGCTGCAGCAGGTGCCTTCGGTGGATATTCTGGTAAACAACGTGGGTATCTTCGACCCAAAGCCGTTCGCAGAAATACCCGACGAGGAATGGCTACGCTTTTTTGAGGTGAACGTGATGAGCGGCGTGCGGCTTTCACGGCACTATTTCCCGCAGATGCTGGCCAAAAACTGGGGCCGCATCCTGTTTATCTCCAGCGAGTCGGGCCTGCAGATTCCGGAGGAAATGATTCATTACGGCACCACTAAAACCGCTCAGCTGGCCGTAGCGCGGGGCCTGGCCGAGCTCACGAAAGGCACCGGCGTAACGGTTAACTCGGTGCTGCCTGGCCCTACAGCCTCTGAGGGCGTGCAGGAGTTCATCGGGAAGCTATCAGCCGAAGGCAAGACGCAGAAGGAAGCGGAGCACGAGTTCTTCCGCGACGCTCGCCCCTCCTCGCTGCTGCAGCGCTTCGCTACCACCGAGGAAGTGGCCAGCATGGTTGTGTATCTGTCGAGCCCGCTGGCCTCCGCCACCAATGGCGCTTCCGTGCGGGTAGATGGCGGCGTGATTCGGAGCATCGGTTAG
- a CDS encoding YitT family protein has protein sequence MFLQQLLLERNKKPTSGLSTPPPGGPLPEFPADLLANTGRSLRRPLVQAGLIVAGIFSAALGLKGFLLPNEFIDGGVTGISLLTNQLTGISLSVLIVVINIPFIIMGYYQLGRGFALRTLAAILGLALVLLVISFPVIATDKLLIAVFGGFFLGAGIGLAIRGGAVLDGTEILAVYISKKTPLSVGDIVLVINILIFGVAAMLLSITTALYSILAYLSAAKTMDFIIEGIEEYTGVTIISQRSDEIRKMITEKLGRGATIYLGKRGFGSRGEQLETLDIIFTLVTRLEVTRLTDEIDRLDPQAFVVMSSVRDTKGGLVKKRPLH, from the coding sequence ATGTTTTTACAGCAACTGTTGCTCGAGCGCAACAAAAAGCCCACGAGTGGTCTGTCCACACCTCCGCCGGGCGGCCCTTTGCCGGAGTTTCCCGCCGATTTATTAGCCAACACCGGCCGCAGTCTGCGCCGTCCGCTGGTTCAGGCTGGTCTTATTGTGGCCGGTATTTTCTCCGCTGCCTTGGGCCTGAAGGGCTTTTTATTGCCTAATGAGTTCATTGATGGCGGCGTAACGGGTATTTCTCTACTGACTAATCAGCTGACCGGTATTTCCCTGTCCGTCCTGATTGTGGTCATCAATATCCCGTTCATCATCATGGGCTATTACCAGCTGGGTAGGGGGTTTGCTTTGCGCACCCTGGCCGCCATTCTGGGCCTGGCACTGGTGCTGCTCGTGATTTCCTTCCCGGTTATTGCCACCGATAAGCTCCTGATTGCGGTGTTTGGCGGCTTCTTTCTGGGCGCTGGTATTGGCCTGGCCATACGGGGTGGCGCCGTGCTGGATGGCACCGAAATCCTGGCCGTCTACATCAGCAAGAAAACACCCCTGAGTGTGGGCGATATCGTGTTGGTCATCAATATTCTGATCTTCGGGGTGGCCGCTATGCTGCTGTCCATCACTACCGCGCTGTACTCCATTCTGGCGTATTTGTCGGCGGCCAAGACGATGGATTTCATCATTGAAGGCATTGAAGAATACACTGGCGTAACTATCATCTCGCAGCGCTCCGATGAAATCCGGAAGATGATAACCGAGAAGCTGGGCAGGGGCGCAACTATTTATCTGGGCAAGCGCGGTTTCGGCAGCCGTGGCGAGCAGCTCGAAACCCTGGATATCATCTTCACCCTGGTTACGCGCCTGGAAGTCACGCGCCTCACCGACGAAATCGACCGCCTCGACCCGCAAGCCTTCGTAGTGATGAGCAGCGTGCGAGACACTAAAGGTGGCCTAGTGAAAAAACGCCCTCTGCACTAG
- a CDS encoding NAD(P)/FAD-dependent oxidoreductase: MALRYLWRLANLPARVPDSVITDYDVLLVGAGPAGTACALALRRSGLRVALVDKAQFPRDKICGDAIPSPTLKALAGLDVAYAAELRVLLASHRADVAHSRLVAPGGAEVSISWKAPAFNSPRLQFDEALLKLVRRHTTTTVLENWPVKTVEACSSHVTLHSANHAQPPLTARLVIGCDGANSVVGRHLAPWPLDRSRHCAAVRAYYSGVTNAPETTSDFYFLRQHLAGYCWVFPVGNGVYNVGFGMLSSDIARDQIDLKAVLRELLAEHPALAPQFREARPLSEIKGFGLPLGGSARPLTGPRALLCGDAAALIDPMQGHGIDKAVQSGLLAAEHALRCFQQNDFSAASLHQYQAEVQRRIGRPLGQRYRLMRFLSGQPWLVNSVVRVARWPWIRQALVRNFG; encoded by the coding sequence GTGGCGCTTCGTTACCTTTGGCGCCTTGCCAACCTGCCCGCCCGCGTGCCCGATTCTGTGATTACCGACTACGATGTACTACTAGTAGGCGCCGGACCAGCAGGCACGGCTTGCGCCCTGGCGCTGCGCAGGAGTGGCCTACGGGTGGCGCTGGTAGATAAAGCCCAGTTTCCGCGCGACAAAATCTGCGGCGACGCCATTCCCAGTCCCACCCTCAAGGCCCTCGCCGGCCTCGATGTGGCCTACGCGGCCGAGCTGCGCGTCCTGCTGGCCTCGCACCGCGCCGATGTAGCGCACAGCCGGCTGGTGGCACCCGGCGGCGCCGAGGTCAGCATCAGTTGGAAAGCACCGGCCTTCAACAGCCCCCGGCTGCAGTTTGATGAGGCTCTGCTGAAGCTGGTGCGCCGCCACACCACCACTACGGTGCTGGAAAACTGGCCAGTGAAGACGGTAGAGGCCTGTTCCAGCCACGTTACCCTTCACTCCGCCAATCATGCTCAGCCGCCCCTCACGGCCCGCCTCGTGATTGGCTGCGACGGGGCAAACTCGGTGGTAGGCCGCCACCTGGCGCCATGGCCGCTCGACCGCAGCCGCCACTGCGCGGCCGTGCGGGCATACTATTCGGGGGTAACCAATGCCCCCGAAACTACCAGCGACTTTTATTTTCTGCGGCAACACCTGGCTGGCTACTGCTGGGTGTTTCCAGTCGGCAATGGCGTGTACAACGTCGGCTTCGGCATGCTTTCCTCCGATATTGCCCGCGACCAGATCGACCTGAAAGCTGTGCTGCGGGAGCTGCTGGCAGAGCACCCCGCCCTGGCACCCCAGTTCCGGGAGGCCCGGCCACTCTCCGAAATAAAAGGTTTTGGGCTCCCGCTGGGCGGCTCAGCCAGGCCACTCACGGGCCCGCGTGCCCTGCTCTGCGGCGACGCGGCGGCCCTCATCGACCCCATGCAAGGCCACGGAATTGATAAGGCGGTGCAAAGTGGCCTACTGGCCGCCGAGCACGCCTTGCGGTGTTTCCAGCAGAATGATTTTAGCGCGGCCAGCCTGCACCAGTACCAGGCAGAAGTGCAGCGGCGCATTGGGCGGCCGCTAGGCCAGCGCTACCGCCTAATGCGCTTTCTTTCGGGGCAGCCTTGGTTGGTAAATAGCGTGGTGCGGGTGGCGCGCTGGCCCTGGATACGGCAGGCCCTCGTCAGGAATTTTGGCTGA
- a CDS encoding DUF4174 domain-containing protein, with protein sequence MYCLIPLTRWMALLLLISGLVVSSALAQASEGAFATWLPKQRWQKRVVLLCAPNSASSELKAQRHQLAAAPAELQERDIVVREVLFDQLSNPDRQYIMQKLGVKPAAFTLLLIGKDGGVKRRETAPISPTSLFGTIDTMPMRRQEARRPK encoded by the coding sequence ATGTACTGCCTTATTCCCCTGACCCGTTGGATGGCTCTGCTGCTACTTATAAGTGGCTTGGTGGTTTCCAGTGCCCTGGCCCAAGCCTCGGAGGGCGCATTTGCAACGTGGCTCCCGAAACAGCGGTGGCAGAAGCGCGTGGTGCTGCTCTGCGCCCCCAATAGTGCATCTTCTGAACTGAAGGCCCAACGCCATCAGTTGGCCGCCGCTCCGGCCGAGCTGCAGGAGCGGGACATAGTGGTGCGGGAAGTACTCTTCGATCAGCTATCAAACCCCGACCGGCAGTACATCATGCAAAAATTGGGGGTGAAGCCCGCCGCGTTTACGCTATTGCTCATCGGGAAAGATGGAGGTGTGAAGCGCCGCGAAACAGCGCCAATCAGCCCAACTTCCTTGTTTGGGACCATTGATACCATGCCTATGCGCCGCCAGGAAGCCCGCCGCCCCAAGTAG
- a CDS encoding alpha/beta hydrolase translates to MASLTPAAERSDYVPDVLGDDFEQLTLVPAAAEDYEGPVVSTLVRKRAPAHTTRAVLYVHGFNDYFFQRELATEYNTHGFHFYALDLRKYGRSIRPHQRPNNVRNLSEYFQDLDAALAQMRAEGNTTLVLTGHSTGGLITALYTGQRKEQGGLAALVLNSPFLEMNQPWLLRRVGTPLMAQLGAWWPDLKLPGTLPPVYGRSLHKNFHGEWDYDLDWKPNQVFALNAGWLNAIRAGHAQVRRGLGIAVPVLVLFSTRSYQRGQREDLHRTDAVLNVEHIRALSPRLGIHVTAHALEGAIHDVFLSRKAVRAEAYRVLFDWLGKALPKDTHQEEPN, encoded by the coding sequence ATGGCTTCTTTAACTCCTGCTGCTGAGCGCTCCGACTACGTGCCCGATGTGCTGGGCGACGATTTCGAGCAACTGACCCTGGTTCCTGCCGCTGCTGAAGACTATGAAGGCCCTGTGGTGAGCACGCTGGTGCGCAAACGTGCCCCAGCGCATACCACGCGAGCCGTATTGTATGTGCACGGCTTCAACGACTACTTCTTTCAGCGGGAGCTGGCTACCGAATACAACACCCACGGCTTTCACTTTTACGCTCTCGATCTGCGCAAGTACGGCCGCTCCATCCGGCCGCATCAGCGCCCCAACAACGTGCGCAACCTGAGCGAGTATTTTCAGGATCTGGATGCCGCTCTGGCCCAGATGCGTGCCGAGGGCAACACCACACTCGTCCTGACCGGGCACTCCACCGGTGGCCTTATTACGGCGCTTTATACTGGCCAACGCAAGGAGCAGGGCGGATTGGCCGCGCTGGTACTCAACAGCCCGTTTCTGGAAATGAACCAGCCCTGGCTGTTGCGGCGGGTGGGCACGCCCCTTATGGCACAGCTCGGCGCCTGGTGGCCAGATCTGAAATTGCCCGGCACGCTGCCCCCTGTGTATGGCCGGAGCCTGCATAAGAACTTCCACGGCGAGTGGGACTACGATTTAGACTGGAAACCCAACCAGGTATTTGCCCTGAACGCGGGTTGGCTGAACGCCATTCGGGCCGGGCACGCCCAGGTACGGCGGGGGCTGGGCATTGCGGTGCCAGTGCTCGTGCTGTTCTCCACGCGCTCCTACCAGCGGGGCCAGCGTGAAGACCTGCACCGCACCGATGCCGTCCTGAACGTGGAGCATATCCGGGCGCTGTCGCCGCGGCTGGGTATCCACGTTACGGCGCACGCTCTGGAAGGTGCCATTCATGATGTGTTTCTGTCCCGGAAAGCGGTGCGGGCAGAGGCCTACCGCGTGCTATTCGACTGGCTGGGTAAGGCGTTACCCAAGGATACTCACCAAGAAGAACCCAACTAA
- a CDS encoding L,D-transpeptidase family protein — MRLLFWAAALATAFSPLSSPDPAFRQEQLRFPRVREAYSLNGTTLQAQLQQHGIAPERLELFIRALKVERRVEAWGRNQGEGEFQLLRTFRLAGTSGTLGPKRRLGDGQVPEGFYHINRFNPNSLFHLSLGLDYPNAADLQHSGLQDPGNDIFIHGSDATIGCLPITDAGIRELYVLAVEARAAGQLDIPVHIFPFELTDANIARRMASPHTAFWLELAPGYQRFADTHQLPTVTVEAGGAYAVQ; from the coding sequence ATGCGTCTTCTGTTTTGGGCGGCGGCTCTTGCCACTGCTTTCTCTCCTCTCTCCTCCCCCGATCCGGCCTTCCGACAAGAGCAACTGCGCTTCCCAAGGGTGCGCGAGGCCTACTCCCTAAACGGAACCACACTGCAGGCCCAGTTGCAGCAGCACGGCATTGCGCCGGAGCGGCTGGAGCTATTTATCAGGGCCCTGAAGGTGGAGCGGCGCGTAGAAGCCTGGGGCCGCAACCAGGGCGAAGGTGAGTTCCAGTTGCTGCGCACGTTTCGGCTGGCCGGCACCTCGGGCACGCTGGGGCCCAAGCGCCGCCTGGGTGATGGGCAGGTGCCGGAGGGGTTCTACCACATCAACCGCTTCAACCCCAACAGCCTCTTTCACCTGTCGTTGGGCCTCGATTACCCGAACGCCGCCGACCTGCAGCATAGTGGCCTACAAGACCCCGGCAATGATATTTTCATTCATGGCTCCGATGCCACCATTGGCTGCCTGCCCATCACTGATGCCGGTATTCGGGAGCTGTATGTGCTGGCCGTGGAAGCCCGCGCCGCCGGCCAGCTGGATATTCCGGTGCATATTTTCCCGTTTGAGCTGACGGATGCCAACATTGCCCGCCGCATGGCCAGCCCGCACACGGCCTTTTGGTTGGAGCTGGCGCCCGGTTACCAGCGCTTCGCCGATACGCATCAGCTGCCTACCGTCACTGTAGAGGCCGGCGGCGCCTACGCGGTGCAATAG
- a CDS encoding glycoside hydrolase family 2 protein, whose amino-acid sequence MLLSNLMKALTVALLLVGTFNSLPLIGQSILLQNMPARRVLSLNGSWNYIIDPYENGFYDYRREAFDQSKSGKGGYYDNAKPSSTQEEELIEYDFDKSQAMQIPGDWNSQDPKLLYYEGTIWYKKSFNLQPKAGKRYFLYFGAINYESHIYLNGKKLGMHKGGFTPIQYDITDRLSTTGDNFVVVKADNTRRPEEVPTINTDWWNYGGITRDVFIAETPQTYITDYKVQLAKNDPNTLAGYVQLSGEGRANQSVTLSIGEANISQKLKTDTEGRATFSVPARKLTRWSPQNPKLYAVTLRSGTDEVKDRIGFRSIETRGQDILLNGKSVFLRGISMHDENPLIPGRARGEGDLRMLLTWAKELGCNYVRLAHYPHNETMLKLVDEMGLLVWAEVPVYWTIAWENQATYQNAEQQLSDLISMGKNRASVVVWSVGNETPLGEPRLKFMSSLAKKARALDDTRLISAALELHRTPDNVMHVDDPLGEFLDLTSINEYAGWYWGGKPSEITKYTFDIKYNKPVMISEFGGDALAGYHGDANTRWSEEYQEALYQNQLKMLSTIKGLRGMTPWILADFRATRRQHPVYQNGFNRKGLISSTGTKKKAFYVLQDYYRQMAQQYDGK is encoded by the coding sequence ATGCTATTATCCAACCTGATGAAAGCCCTAACGGTCGCCTTGCTACTGGTGGGCACTTTCAACAGCTTGCCGCTGATAGGCCAGTCAATTTTGCTTCAGAACATGCCGGCGCGGCGCGTGCTGAGTTTGAACGGCAGCTGGAATTACATCATCGACCCCTACGAAAACGGTTTTTATGATTACCGCCGCGAGGCCTTTGACCAGTCGAAATCCGGCAAAGGCGGCTACTACGACAATGCCAAGCCCAGCAGCACGCAGGAAGAAGAGCTGATTGAGTATGACTTCGACAAGTCGCAGGCCATGCAGATTCCCGGCGACTGGAACTCCCAGGACCCCAAGCTGCTCTACTACGAGGGCACTATCTGGTACAAGAAAAGCTTCAACCTCCAGCCCAAAGCCGGCAAGCGCTACTTCCTGTATTTTGGGGCGATTAACTATGAGTCGCACATTTACCTAAACGGCAAGAAGCTGGGTATGCACAAGGGCGGGTTCACACCCATTCAATATGACATCACGGACCGCTTGAGCACGACCGGCGACAACTTTGTGGTGGTGAAGGCCGACAACACCCGCCGCCCCGAGGAAGTACCCACCATCAACACCGACTGGTGGAACTACGGCGGCATCACGCGCGACGTATTCATTGCCGAAACGCCCCAGACATACATCACCGACTACAAAGTCCAGCTCGCCAAAAACGACCCGAACACGCTGGCAGGCTACGTGCAGCTCAGCGGCGAAGGCCGCGCCAACCAAAGCGTAACCCTCTCAATTGGCGAAGCCAACATCAGCCAGAAGCTGAAAACGGATACCGAAGGCCGGGCCACGTTTAGCGTGCCCGCCCGGAAGCTCACGCGCTGGTCGCCGCAAAACCCGAAGCTCTACGCCGTAACCCTGCGCAGTGGCACCGATGAAGTGAAGGACCGCATCGGCTTCCGCAGCATCGAAACACGCGGCCAGGATATTCTGCTGAATGGCAAGTCTGTTTTCCTGCGCGGCATTTCCATGCACGATGAAAACCCGCTGATTCCGGGCCGGGCGCGCGGCGAAGGCGACCTGCGCATGCTCCTGACCTGGGCCAAGGAACTCGGCTGCAACTATGTGCGCCTGGCTCACTATCCGCACAACGAAACCATGCTCAAGCTAGTCGATGAAATGGGCCTGCTGGTGTGGGCCGAGGTGCCCGTGTACTGGACTATTGCCTGGGAAAACCAAGCCACCTACCAGAACGCCGAGCAGCAGCTCTCCGACCTGATTTCAATGGGGAAAAACCGCGCCAGCGTGGTGGTCTGGTCCGTCGGCAACGAAACGCCGCTTGGCGAGCCGCGCCTCAAGTTCATGAGCAGTCTGGCCAAGAAAGCCCGCGCCCTCGACGACACGCGCTTGATTTCGGCGGCCCTGGAGCTGCACCGCACCCCCGACAATGTGATGCACGTAGATGACCCACTGGGCGAATTTCTGGACCTGACCAGCATCAACGAATACGCCGGCTGGTACTGGGGCGGCAAGCCCAGCGAAATCACGAAGTACACTTTCGATATCAAGTACAACAAGCCCGTCATGATCAGTGAGTTTGGCGGCGACGCGCTGGCCGGCTACCACGGCGACGCCAACACCCGCTGGAGCGAAGAATACCAGGAGGCACTCTACCAAAACCAGCTCAAGATGCTGAGCACTATTAAAGGACTACGCGGCATGACGCCCTGGATTCTGGCCGACTTCCGGGCTACCCGCCGCCAGCACCCGGTGTACCAGAACGGCTTCAACCGCAAAGGCCTGATTTCTAGCACCGGCACCAAGAAAAAGGCCTTCTATGTGCTGCAGGATTACTACCGCCAGATGGCCCAGCAATACGACGGAAAGTAG
- a CDS encoding NUDIX hydrolase, with translation MLTPSISDADFPIPKTFRESAVLVPVFRDDAGEVQIVMVRRSAFGVHGGQLAFPGGKRDPEDESLQATALREAYEEVKLLPTNVEILTSLPSVPVPSGFQISPFLGRIARPEVWEWQTREIDEVLEIPLRHLADTATHTEEEWNLPGWPGPRRVPYFRVGDYKLWGASYRIIQPLIPRLLAGEWEV, from the coding sequence ATGCTTACGCCTTCTATTTCCGACGCCGATTTTCCTATACCTAAGACTTTTCGGGAGTCTGCCGTGCTGGTGCCGGTGTTTCGGGATGATGCCGGTGAAGTGCAGATTGTGATGGTGCGCCGCTCGGCCTTTGGCGTGCACGGCGGCCAACTGGCATTTCCTGGTGGCAAGCGCGACCCCGAAGATGAATCGTTGCAGGCTACGGCCTTGCGAGAGGCGTACGAGGAAGTGAAGCTTCTGCCCACCAATGTGGAAATTCTGACCTCATTGCCCAGCGTGCCTGTCCCCTCAGGCTTTCAGATTTCGCCGTTTCTGGGGCGCATTGCCCGCCCGGAAGTGTGGGAATGGCAAACCCGCGAGATTGATGAAGTGCTAGAAATTCCGCTGCGCCACCTCGCCGATACTGCCACCCATACTGAAGAAGAATGGAACCTACCCGGCTGGCCCGGCCCGCGCCGCGTCCCTTATTTCCGCGTCGGAGACTACAAGCTCTGGGGCGCCAGCTACCGCATCATCCAGCCCCTGATTCCGCGCCTGCTGGCCGGCGAATGGGAGGTGTAA
- a CDS encoding TolB family protein — MKRLSLLLLLLLPAVASFAQREQSIWLFGQQAGLSFPADGGAPTPLLTSKMTTYEGSAVATNQQGQLLFYTNGEFVFNRQHQVMPSGKKLMGSNSSTQSALIVPDPGSGNVFYVFTVAAQGTSGGLRYSTVDMTRDNGLGDVPRANALLISPVAEKLAAVRHQNGRDVWIVAHRWNSNAFVSFLVTADGVQSKPIMSNVGSMHAGPGRNAIGAMKFSPDGKKLAVALWREANKYEVFDFDRNTGLVRNVKSYGPYPEAYGVEFSPDGTKLYGSSNGEGGGQAQIFQIDLKTGKAAVVGKSANRKVGSLQRAPDGNIYVAREDNQFLGIIQNPNSDNAKYLDDGLKLGGRRSKLGLPNFITEPGK, encoded by the coding sequence ATGAAACGACTTTCGCTTCTGTTGCTTTTGCTGTTGCCGGCCGTGGCTTCGTTTGCCCAGCGGGAACAGTCTATCTGGTTGTTTGGTCAGCAGGCCGGCCTGAGCTTCCCCGCCGATGGCGGCGCGCCCACGCCCCTGCTCACCAGCAAAATGACGACCTACGAGGGCTCGGCGGTGGCTACCAATCAGCAGGGACAACTATTGTTCTACACCAACGGCGAGTTTGTGTTCAACCGCCAGCACCAGGTGATGCCCAGCGGCAAGAAGCTGATGGGCTCCAACTCCAGCACCCAGAGCGCCCTCATCGTGCCCGACCCCGGCAGCGGCAATGTGTTCTATGTGTTCACGGTAGCGGCCCAGGGCACCAGCGGTGGACTACGCTACTCCACCGTGGATATGACCCGCGACAACGGCCTCGGCGACGTGCCCCGCGCCAATGCCCTCCTGATTTCACCCGTGGCCGAGAAGCTGGCCGCCGTACGCCACCAAAACGGCCGCGACGTCTGGATTGTAGCCCACCGCTGGAACTCCAATGCTTTCGTGAGCTTCCTGGTAACCGCCGATGGCGTGCAGAGCAAGCCCATTATGAGCAATGTGGGCAGCATGCACGCCGGCCCCGGCCGCAACGCCATCGGCGCCATGAAGTTCTCGCCCGATGGCAAAAAGCTGGCCGTAGCCCTGTGGCGCGAAGCCAACAAATATGAAGTATTCGACTTCGACCGAAATACTGGCCTAGTGCGCAATGTGAAGTCGTACGGTCCTTATCCGGAGGCCTACGGCGTGGAGTTTTCGCCCGATGGCACCAAGCTCTACGGCTCCAGCAACGGCGAAGGCGGCGGCCAGGCCCAGATCTTTCAGATTGACCTGAAAACCGGCAAAGCTGCCGTTGTTGGTAAATCGGCGAACCGCAAAGTGGGCTCCCTGCAGCGCGCCCCCGACGGCAACATCTACGTGGCCCGCGAGGATAACCAGTTCCTGGGCATTATCCAGAACCCCAACTCCGACAACGCCAAGTACCTCGACGACGGCCTCAAACTAGGCGGCCGCCGCAGCAAGCTAGGCCTCCCCAACTTCATCACGGAACCCGGGAAATAG